A window of the Gossypium hirsutum isolate 1008001.06 chromosome A03, Gossypium_hirsutum_v2.1, whole genome shotgun sequence genome harbors these coding sequences:
- the LOC107950157 gene encoding uncharacterized protein, with translation MEDELNMNPSGAQGTLVTNSSNKSYNDIMTRRLKNRERQRRYRARKRLEADMQKSHVLYQPTIPNAELQLNGILNNVTKHVHCKRDWKKDARRAHIYKAQEGSISTVETQASCLLSVDPVGRECSSEDSPNLQNYETRKPKLGRRDWKADARKKKS, from the coding sequence ATGGAAGACGAGCTAAATATGAATCCTAGTGGAGCACAAGGTACTTTAGTAACAAACTCAAGCAACAAAAGTTATAATGACATTATGACTCGCCGTCTAAAGAATCGAGAGCGGCAGCGTAGATATAGGGCTAGAAAACGACTTGAAGCCGACATGCAGAAATCGCATGTCCTATACCAACCAACTATACCAAATGCGGAGTTGCAATTAAATGGGATCCTTAACAATGTGACGAAACATGTTCATTGTAAACGGGACTGGAAAAAAGATGCTAGGAGGGCTCATATATACAAGGCTCAAGAAGGTTCAATCTCTACTGTTGAAACCCAAGCATCATGCTTGCTCTCTGTGGATCCCGTAGGAAGAGAGTGTTCTTCGGAGGATTCACCTAACCTTCAGAACTACGAAACTAGGAAACCTAAGCTCGGCCGAAGAGATTGGAAAGCTGatgcaagaaagaagaagagttGA
- the LOC107950135 gene encoding protein HAIKU1, producing the protein MDNSKNRLNDHLGVNKIGKNIKKSPLHQPNFANNATRQQPQPQVYNISKNDFRNIVQQLTGSPSHNDPLPRPPQNPPKPQSMRLQRIRPPPLTPINRPHIPPLAPVPAPVPAHAPAPVPPPGPYNNPGLVRPGPPGQYGQPPSTMMQPMVPGDAPWANTADSPISAYMRYLQTSLIDPSPVGNQVQPQLHPLVPGQPHVPPPSSGLLPNPPMPALPSPRGVNGPVPMAPNLPPPRMNGPIPPMSNLPSPRMNGPGLLPSPTSQFLLPSPTGYMNLLSPRSPYGLLSPGVQFPPLSPNFAFSSMGQPGVLGPGPQPPPSPGFFPLSPSGFFPFPSPRWRDQ; encoded by the coding sequence ATGGATAATTCGAAGAATCGGCTTAATGATCATCTTGGCGTGAACAAAATCGGGAAGAATATAAAGAAGAGCCCGTTGCATCAACCTAATTTCGCTAATAATGCGACTAGGCAACAGCCTCAGCCTCAAGTTTACAATATTAGCAAGAATGATTTCAGGAACATTGTTCAACAACTCACTGGTTCACCGTCACATAATGATCCTTTGCCAAGGCCTCCACAGAATCCACCAAAACCCCAAAGTATGAGGTTGCAGAGAATTAGGCCTCCACCATTGACACCAATCAATCGGCCTCATATTCCTCCCCTGGCTCCTGTCCCTGCCCCTGTTCCTGCTCATGCACCGGCTCCGGTTCCACCTCCTGGTCCATATAATAACCCTGGCTTAGTTAGGCCTGGACCACCTGGTCAATATGGACAACCACCATCTACAATGATGCAACCTATGGTTCCTGGTGATGCTCCATGGGCAAACACAGCTGACTCTCCTATATCTGCTTATATGCGATATCTTCAAACTTCTCTTATAGATCCAAGTCCAGTTGGAAATCAAGTTCAACCTCAACTACATCCGCTGGTTCCAGGGCAACCTCACGTTCCACCACCGTCTTCTGGTTTGCTTCCTAATCCACCAATGCCGGCTCTTCCTTCACCAAGAGGAGTAAATGGTCCTGTACCAATGGCACCTAATCTCCCTCCTCCACGAATGAATGGTCCCATTCCACCAATGTCCAATCTGCCATCACCACGAATGAATGGACCTGGCCTTTTACCTTCACCAACTTCTCAGTTCCTTTTGCCGTCACCTACTGGCTATATGAATTTGTTGTCCCCTCGCTCCCCTTACGGTTTACTTTCTCCCGGGGTTCAATTTCCTCCACTTAGTCCTAATTTTGCTTTCTCCTCCATGGGTCAACCAGGGGTTTTAGGTCCAGGGCCTCAACCTCCACCATCTCCTGGTTTTTTCCCATTGTCACCTTCTGGTTTTTTTCCTTTCCCAAGTCCAAGATGGAGGGATCAATAA